In a single window of the Papaver somniferum cultivar HN1 chromosome 8, ASM357369v1, whole genome shotgun sequence genome:
- the LOC113303554 gene encoding diacylglycerol kinase 1-like, producing the protein MGDICDLGPFKRLILSPLFVKELNRTTSAGFLSTITQGANELASTVRVRIKSHRKKHKHGSETSIDAAKTSNTCAQSKENAAYTDQTSKGLNGNGESCNGNAELQVTHEGGEMNNKVDLKPKYKKVLSSNQRDGSQVLGVKQNYELIDLPPDTRPLLVFINKKSGAQRGDTLRQRLNILLNPVQVFELSATQGPEVGLHLFRRVPHFRVLVCGGDGTVCWVLDAIEKQNFVSPPPVAILPAGTGNDLARVLSWGGGLGVVESQGGLCTVLHHIEHAAVTILDRWRITITNQHGKVQSPKFMNNYCGIGCDAKVALDIHNLREENPEKFYNQFMNKVLYAREGAKSMMDNTFEDFPWQVRVEVDGVDVEVPEDAEGVLVANIGSYMGGVDLWQNEDEADDNFDPQSMHDKMLEVVSISGMWHLGKLQVGLSRARRLAQGQSIKIHICVPLPVQVDGEPWFQEPCTLTISHHGQAFMLKRASEEPLGHAAALIADVLESAESNRVITASQKRVLLQEMALRLS; encoded by the exons ATGGGTGATATTTGTGATTTGGGTCCATTTAAAAGGCTGATCTTATCACCACTGTTTGTTAAGGAATTGAATCGTACTACCTCAGCTGGTTTTTTGAGTACAATCACTCAAGGAGCTAATGAGCTTGCATCTACTGTGCGCGTACGAATCAAGAGTCACCGCAAGAAGCACAAGCATGGGAGTGAAACCTCCATTGATGCTGCAAAGACATCAAACACCTGCGCTCAGTCGAAAGAGAATGCTGCTTATACTGATCAAACATCAAAAGGTTTAAATGGAAATGGTGAAAGTTGTAATGGTAATGCGGAGTTGCAGGTAACTCATGAAGGTGGTGAAATGAATAACAAGGTGGACCTGAAGCCAAAATACAAAAAAGTACTATCATCCAATCAGAGAGACGGGTCTCAGGTTTTAGGGGTAAAACAGAATTATGAGTTGATCGATTTGCCTCCAGATACAAGACCACTTCTTGTTTTCATAAACAAGAAGAGTGGGGCCCAACGTGGTGATACACTCAGGCAGCGTTTGAACATCCTTCTGAATCCTGTTCAG GTCTTTGAATTGAGCGCCACGCAAGGACCAGAGGTGGGCCTTCACTTATTTAGAAGAGTACCTCATTTCAGGGTTCTAGTATGTGGAGGGGATGGTACAGTCTGTTGGGTTCTTGATGCCATTGAGAAGCAAAATTTTGTATCTCCTCCCCCTGTTGCAATTCTTCCAGCCGGGACTGGGAATGATCTAGCCAGGGTTTTGTCCTGGGGAGGTGGTTTGGGTGTGGTGGAGAGCCAAGGAGGACTTTGTACAGTGTTGCACCACATAGAGCATGCAGCAGTTACTATTCTTGATCGATGGAGGATAACAATAACAAACCAACATGGGAAAGTTCAATCACCGAAGTTCATGAATAACTATTGTG GAATTGGGTGTGATGCAAAGGTGGCGTTGGATATTCATAATCTGCGGGAAGAGAATCCAGAGAAATTCTATAATCAG TTTATGAACAAAGTGCTTTATGCTCGGGAAGGAGCAAAGAGTATGATGGATAATACATTTGAAGACTTCCCTTGGCAAGTCCGAGTGGAGGTGGACGGGGTAGACGTAGAGGTCCCAGAG GATGCGGAGGGTGTACTTGTTGCTAACATCGGTAGTTACATGGGAGGTGTGGATTTGTGGCAAAACGAGGATGAAGCTGATGATAATTTTGATCCTCAGTCCATGCATGACAAGATGCTCGAGGTTGTCAGCATATCAGGAATGTGGCATCTTGGAAAACTTCAG GTTGGACTTTCACGAGCTAGAAGACTTGCGCAAGGGCAGTCTATCAAGATTCATATCTGTGTCCCCTTGCCAGTTCAAGTGGATGGCGAGCCTTGGTTTCAAGAACCGTGCACATTGACTATATCGCACCATGGCCAG GCATTCATGTTGAAGAGGGCTTCCGAAGAACCTCTAGGTCATGCAGCTGCGCTAATAGCCGATGTACTCGAGAGTGCTGAAAGCAATCGTGTCATTACTGCCTCCCAAAAGCGAGTCCTGCTTCAAGAAATGGCATTAAGGTTATCTTAG